The window CAGCATCAGCACCTGTAATATCATCATCCCATATAACCTGACTACTTTGTCGCAAGGTGCTTGATTTACCAACTCTGACATCATCCGCAAAGTTAGTGCAACGAGCAACAGTATTTCGCCGCACTAAAAGCGGCATTTGTTTCATTCCTCGATGACTGAATTTTCGAACCATCTTTTGTACTACTCCAGCCTTCTGCACTTCTTGGCAAACTGCATCATCATCCTCAAGTTTCAATTTACAATCATTTTCAGcattttcttcatgttcttcctccATGACTGACTCTAACACAATGCTGTGCTCTCCATCATTATTTACACCAGCAGCAGTCTCTCCCTCTATATGTTTTCCGTGAAAGCCTTGGATGTCTCGAACACCTTCTTCCGAGAAGCAACCATCCCtgctaggggggagggaaggtctgCCATGGTCTGTGCTGGTGGCCCCGTTCCCCCCAGAGAGGGGCCAACCGCTAAAAAAGACGAGAAGCCAGACAAACGAGGGCAACTCGGAGAACGCATCAACTCTGCAAAAATTGGGAAACCATTAGTGTTGAAGATTTATCACAAAAATGGCAATATGGAAAATGGGAAAATTTTCTATAAATCAAGGGTAAAATAAGTTAATCATGAAACACTATTGTTGCTTAGATCTTTTCTTCTAATACTCTGAAATTTTGATGACCCTTCTGCCTCtggttacaataaaaaaataccaaaattttatttcatatttgatGATACATTGTGtcccaaaataaagaaaaagattaattgaaaaatataaaataatgccaAAATAAAGTCATTTTCTAAAATATGTGACCTGTTATCATAATAAAGAGCACCCAATAGATGTTTCTTCCAACTACTAGCAAGGACTAAGTAACTACGAAAAGCCATTATGAAGGTGAAAAagtcccttcccttctctgctcTATTCAAAAGCACTAATGGATCAAGCTGTTTGCAAGTAAAGGCAAAGCACTCACTTCAGCTTTATTATGAACAATTAAGCTAGTATAGCATTTGGGAATTAGgtgtttgctctttttttttaatgaagaaataataatatataaatatacacacacatataactgccCATATATCTCTGCCTTGCATACATCTAAGCATGCACAcaatgcaacacacacacgcatacacacaagataaaaaaaggaaatttcaaTTTAATGTGACCGTACTTCAATATGAAATATTTTCCCAGATTTCAATAGCTAATAGAAATATAGCCTTTCTAGTATTCAATGTATTTTTCATGTATAGCAATTAAATGATTTACATTAGCCCTAACAGCAGGGAAGGTTGTGAGGACATCAAGTGTCTCATTATGGAAAGTAACTTGTAAGCAATTTCAAACATATAAATACTGTGATTCTCTAATGTATATTATAAAGCATTAACTCATCTGTAACAGAAACTTCCACAAATGAACATACTGGGTGATGAAGGACTAATTCCTCACAAATGTTTTACATATTACAAATTTTCAGGCCTCAACGATACAATAAAGATACAAGAACTTTAAAACTgaccttttctttctcacttcttcaGAATGGACTGAAGACTAAGGACTTTCTgtctattatcttttcttttagcaTGGAAAACATTGTTCTGATCCTCACTCCTTCCAACACATCATCTCTCATATCTTAACATGCACTCAGCATGTGTTAAAGTCAGTAAAGACAGCAACCTCTCAGTCTCCTGGTAGTTATGCTGATTTCCACAAGCTCAAAACACAATGGACTCCATCAAAATTTAAGGAAAAAATACAGCTTTCCGTAAAATCCTGTGAATTTTTCGTCCTACAAAATACATTCACCTCCAGTTCATGCATAGATTTCACATATAACAAAGGCAAATTTCATGAGATCAAAGATAACTGGCCTTCTGAGAAAACTACTGACAAAGACCTGTTTCACTTCACACACTTCTGGAAAAATTGCAGGTAGATTCACACAACTCTGCCTCACATTTACTGCACTCTGAAAACATATGTACTATTCCATGAACTTACTGTTCCATCTATATCTCCTTCAAGCATTAATACTATATTCTAATTTCCATCATGTCTAACAAggttcctcctacctttcccccgTGCCGAGCTCAAACTCGCCCCTCTTCGCAATGGAGACTTTGTGTCTGTGTCGTTCCCTGTATTGGTGTCACTGCGCTGCTCTGTGAAGGTTAGAAAGCTGAGGTAATCTTAGGTTATAAGAGCACTTGGAGTTTCAGCAATGAAGGGGTCGTGTGTACTTTTTATATTAAaagattaaaaatgaaaaaattgcAGGCAGAGGGTAATTGTTTGGTCAATTTTGTTAAGAAATTAATtctgaaaattatttttattctaagacttttgaaaatgtatttttgtgtctaCTGTTAATTTCAAAGCAAAAAGTAAAATTCTTTCACAAAGTATTGGTGATTTTCTTGACTACTAATCAGAAGCACACAGATTAAACTATTCATGCAATACAAATTAATGCCAGAATATTGCATGTTATACAAGCAAGATGGATAACCACACAACTACATTAATAAGCAAAAGAGAAGCAAGCAGATCAAGCAGATTCAATCTCCAACAtccaaataaaatatatgaagcaGAAAAGGCATGGGGAGGTTAAGAATAACATAAGCCTTGGATAAATTAACTACGAAACACTGATCAAGTTTGCAACCAAATGCCAGCCTATTGAGTGAGTACTGAAGAAGAGATGCAAAAACCCAGTTTCAAAACtgcattcataaaaaataaacagacttgAGATGGCATATACTCTTAAACTTGGCATATTACTATGAATACAGTTTTGAAAATAATGAACCCAATTTAAGGTTTTTCCATTGGTCTATATGTTGACACCCAACCAACAACTCAAGTCActtatatacactgaaaaaaaaatcctcctcctgctttccagTGCATGCATACCATACTGGCATACAACTTTTGTTCTGCTGACTGTAACCCTTTCCATGCTGACCAGCACAGCATGCCTGGCCGCAGTAGTAGTGTGGGCTCATTACCTTGCATGTTGGCGGCTGTGAGGATGATATGCTCTAGTTTTTCCCTAAGAGCTGTTACTTCATCTGTCCTCAACTGTCGTTCGGCCTTGAGGAAGTGGCCCAGCTGCCGGCATAGCTCTCCCAGGTCGGCCTCGTGCTGCGGCAACACTCATCAACTCACTACATAAAGGCTCTCACTCTACTTTCACAACATACACAAGTCATTCTCAGGATGGATCACCACACCCTATCAGACTCATCACTCATGCAAGTAAACtaattattcattaaaaaaaatactactcACATGCATCATTTGGTaagttgatattaataaaaaataaaaagactaaaCAAGACAATATTTCTGAAATAAGGgctatatgaaaagagaaaaaacataaattcTATCACATAACTTCTGGAAAAAGCAGCTTGGGTATGAGCCATTCCACAGCTAGCATAATAAGGAAAACATGGCTGCAAGTCACTAGGACACTAAACAAAACAAGGAACAGTTACTATGGCTAGGGGACATTCAACATCACATGTACCAGTATAAAGCACACTCTGTACTACCAACATTCAGCTAGCAATCTAGTTTTTTAAAATTATGTTTGAGATGTAAAACAAAGACCATTTCTTAAATGCAGAAAGTGAGGTGACATAAGTTTTGATATGACTAAAGCGCTTCCCATGTCAATTAGATGACACTGAAACCTACATTATCTCAAGACTAGCTTTCTAGTCAACATtccataaaataaattaatatttacatttgaTCCCATGGAGTTCATGAGGAACTCACTCTTGTGACctcttattgatgataatggtgataattgtgatgaagTTAACAATACCAAAACATAACTTTGTCCCACACTATATGCCACATTACGAGACAAAACCAAGTATTCTATTATATAAACCCATTCATGATCCTAAAGTTTGCATAAAAACATTAGCACACCTGATCAGCAAGGTTATACTAGGGCGGGTGGTTAATGGTACTAATATATTGTCAAAAGAGTTGAAGAAACGTTGAAGAGACCATCTCAAAagtgaaaaaatacaataaaatatccAACAGCTTCAGCATAAATCCTTCCGAAATAGTACAAAGTCTTATTAACTATCAACAAAATTGCTGAAATGTGTAATAACCCTAAGAATTGTTATAATGAATTTCACAAATAATTTCTAATTACCTTTACATAGCTAACTTTATTCATAATTCTTCACCAATATATTGCCTGTGAAACTATTAAACACATCCTaagattaacccattggatccagatgcttcactgccattATGTGGCCCAAAATACGAGCATTAGACTTATGTGAGCGGACACTCTGACAAGTATGCAGGGTGCAAACAAACACTTGTGTGACAACACTCCAAACCACCCCTTTGgaatttttactctttttcagcacaagtattttctttttctttttttttggggggggccattttccaatgtctatatttgtcattttatttactttatctagATGGTAATAAAATGTTTTACTTGCACAGACACCATATCATCTCTCAAGGTAGTCTACAATTCAGTGCAATAATAgagcaataagtaacattttgttatttgtgtattcttttaatttttcatattaattttctgtaatacaacctgggCTGCCAGTCACAGcggccaggaataggatcctgagcatggaaatagcgtCCTCTCTGCAGCCAGCGctcttccagccatggctcaCGGACATTACAGTCCACACTTATTTATCAatgtaaataatgcaaaagcccctttctaaatgccaaatgagtctaatcatcctccaagagctttgtacaCTCAAGGCAAGTCTTTCCTATCACCCAGCCTTCAACAGAAATGTGATAGCAAGTTTGCGTCACCCCAGCACACAGTTAAATTTccccatgacagcatgttcatgtCATCTGCCCTCAAGCCAAAttatttcatgacatgatggtcacgtcATCCAGATCATAGATGGTTAGGTAGCTCAGTCCTATAATTCTAAATTTCTAAATTTCTAAATTCTGATGTTTGTGATGTCACCTCACTTTTGCCTGGCCTTCATCAACCATCACTTACTGAATGTGCCTGTTGCAGTTGTTGAGTCAGCCGTGCAATCTCCTCATTGCATAAGGCTAACTCACTTTCCCGCAATCGCAGTTGTGTGCTCAGGTCACGACCACAGTCATCCTATAAACATTTGTGGATATAAGACAATTTGAAAATATTTGGCAACTCTTATAAAAGAACATACAGGAAATCAGTTCACACTCCAACACATgacagaaaataatacaaataaatatcacAAGTATAAAATATTGAAATACACTTGAAATTGTTGTGGTCTTCGACAAAGCATCAAAGAACTTGAACGAGGTTTCCCCTTGTTCACTTATCCAGCATATGTTTGATCTTTTTAGAGCCTAACTTTGACTGCCAAATACACCTATGATTCTGAACACTAACCTTTGCTTGCAGCTGTGAAACCTGTGCAGTTAGGTGGACTTTCAGCTGCTTGTTCCTTGCCTCCAACTCTAGCACCTGCTTACTGGTATCAGAAAGTTGCTTGCTCAGTGAGTCCACCTTCTCCTCTAAGGCAGCTGACTCCAGGCATTTAATAGAGTACTTCTGCGAGAGAGACAGGATTTCATGTCGAATATCTTCCATCTCTGCCTCATGCTCCTTGTGAATGGCACCAATGTCGTGTCCTGACTGCATCTTCCTAATGAACTCCTCCTTGAACTTGGCTATCTCTCTCTGAACCTCAGCCTCATGTGCTTTCCTCATAGCATCCAGGGCAGCCAGGGTAGCCTGTGTCTCTTCAGCCAGTGCTTGTTCCTTTTCTGCCTGTAATGCTGCCAGTTCCCTCCTGTGCTTTTCCTCCAATTCCGCTAACATGCGTTTGTTAGAGTTCTCCATAGCTCCCAGACCTTTCTCACACAGACCCTAAAGACACAATTACAGTAACAATGAGACATTTGCAAATGTGCCTTCAAAATAAATATCTCATCTTCACACCAGATCTATACTTACTGATACATATGTGGATTGGTCAGCATACACTTACCCTGAGATGCTCTATTTCCACCTGGTATCTCTGCCTGACTTTCTCCTCACACATGTCTGGCTGACTTCCAATGGACTCTTCATATTGTTGCTTGAGAGCAGAGATCTGGGCCTCATAGCCCTCCTCCAGCAGGCACAGACGTCGTTTGAGTTCAGTtaattcatcatcactatcccgtGTTGGAGGTTCGTGTCTTGACTGTTCCCGCAGCCTTGACAGTTCTTCCTCATGCTGGGACTGGAGAGCTGACATTGCTATTTTGTGGTCTTTTTCCAGAGCCTGAAACATATATGATGGCACTTTAGTAAAAAGggaatgtgggtgggtgggtgcattcatgcatgtgtgtatgtgtgtatgtgtgtatgtgtgtatgtgtgtgtgtgtgtgtgtgtgtgtgtgtgtgtgtgtgtgtgtgagtgcgtgagtgagtgagtgagtgagtgagtgagtgagtgagtgagtgagagtgagagtgagagtgagagtgagagtgagagtgagagtgagagtgagagtgagagtgagagtgagagtgaatgtgagtgtgagtgtgagtgtgagtgtgagtgtgagtgagtgtgtgtgagcgtgagtgtgagtgtgagtgtgtgagtgtgtgagtgtgtgagtgtgtatgtgtgtgagtgtgtgtgtatgtgtgtgtgtgtgtgtgtttgtgtgtgtgtgtgtgtgtgtgtgtgtgtgtgtgtgtgtgtgtgtgtgtgtgtgtgtgtgtgtgtgtgtgtgtgtgtgtgtgtgagtgtgtgtaagtgcgagtgtgagtgtgagtgtgagtgtgagtgagtgtgtgagtgtgagtgtgagtgtgagtgtgagtgtgagtgtgagtgtgtgtgagtgtgagtgtgtgagtgtgagtgtgagtgagtgtgagtgtgagtgtgagtgtgagtgtgtgtgtgtgtgtgtgtgtgtgtgtgtgtgtgtgtgtgtgtgtgtgtgagtgtgtgtgtgtgtgtgcgtgtgcgtgtgcgagtgcgagtgcgagtgcgagtgtgagtgtgagtgtgtgagtgagtgagtgagtgagtgtgagtgagtgagtgagtgtgagtgagtgtgagtgtgagtgagtgtgagtgtgagtgtgagtgtgtgtgtgtgtttgtgtgtgtgtgtgtgtgtgtgtgtgtgtgtgtgtgtgtgtgtgtgtgtgtgtgtgcgtgtgcgagtgtgagtgtgagtgtgtgagtgtgtgagtgagtgagtgagtgagtgagtgagtgagtgagtgagtgagtgagtgagtgagtgtgagtgagtgagtgagtgagtgagtgagtgagtgagtgagtgagtggtgaatgaatgagtgagtgagtgagtgagtgagtgagtgagtgagtgagtgagtgagtgagtgagtgagtgagtgagtgagtgagtgaatgagtgagtgtgagtgtgagtgtgagtgtgagtgtgtgtgagtgtgggtgtgtgtgtgagtgtgagagtgagtgtctgtgtgagtgcgagtgtgtgagtgcgagtgtgtgagtgcgagtgtgtgtgtgtgtgtgtgtgtgtgtgtgtgtgtgtgtgtgagtgagtgagtgagtgagtgagtgagtgagtgagtgagtgagtgagtgagtgagtgagtgagtgagtgagtgagtgagtgcgtgtgtgtgtgtttgcttatatagaTGTTTCTTttcatacatgtaaatgtacacattcataagcatgtatgtgtacatttgagTACATGTGACTtcagatgggtgggtgggtgagtatgtgggggtatgggtgtgggtattcactatgtgcatgagtgtgtgtgcatgtatacatgagtGGGCCCATGAGTGAGGTGGGTGGCTGTATGTGGATAGGGGTATTTGCATCTATGCATATCCTGATTCAActgtgcaactgtgtgtgtgtatatgcatatgtctgcTCATGTAGACATTTATTTTCACAAGTGTAAATGAACAcatgagagagtaaaagaaagaaaagagaaacggacaATAACTAACCTTGAGAGTGTTGAGATACTCAATGCACTGTTTacattctgcttctctctccttcacacgcTTAGAATCCAAGTTCTTCTTGAGCTTAGCAACCTCTTGCCGCAGTTCTTCGCACTGGCGGCATCCGTCTGCCATACCAGTGATGTCTGAAGCTCTGCGTGACCTACGTgatgtctcactctttctcttggccTTGGGGGAAGGTGGCATCTTGGTGGGTGATGACGACTGAGAAAGACTAGGACTTAACTCATTATCGCCTTCCTTCCCAAAGTCTGTAGGATGTGACTTGAGGGAAGATGGGCTGGCTTCTGGCCTGACCTGACTGGCTGCTTGGAGGACAAGCTTGGTCAGTTCAGAGTTCCCCTGAGCTGACATTTTGTTAAACAGGAAGGCAAATTCTGCCTGATCAAGAGCAGGCTGCACCAGACTCTCTAGGGAGGAATCACAACCACCCAGGAACATAAGGAGGTGAGCCTCACTGGCTACAACATCACTAGCAGAACCTATCATGTCTCTGTTTTCCTCCACTATGTTGAGATGTTCACAAGTGGATGTTGTTGTATCTCCTTCACTCTGCACCACTGCTAACTGACCATCAATGACTGCCTTTTGTGCCACAACTGCAGCAAACTCTGATAGTACCATATCTATGGTAGCTGTTACTGAATTGATAACTGCAGTGTCACCTGCTCTATACTGTGCCAGTACTGCCTCATACTTGTTACTAAGAGTGAAAACGGCCTCCTCCATTTCCTGCCGCAGAGACTCATCAGCAGCTGTGTGGCAGCGCTCAAGCGTGGCAGCCGTGACCTGCGTCATTGCTTCAGGTGATGTCTCTGAAGGCGAGATAAGGTGACTGAGCCTCATGAGGGAATGTGCTGCCTCAATGTTAACCAATTCCTGGTTAACCAACTCCTGTGCCATCGACCAAACCTCTCGCATCCGCACCTCTTCCAGTAACACAGAATCATCGTGAGGAGGTCCTGATCCAGTCACAGTCTCCCTGGCCATCACCACAGCAACTTCATGAAGCTTGCCCTCTTTGTACTGCGTTACCAAGTTGGCCAACGACCTCTCACGTTCCAGGAGCCGACTCTGTAGATCACGGCATGTCTCCCCCAGGATGGCAGGAGGAGTTGTGTTagtccctctacctcctccaggCTGGGGTCCAACACTCATTGCAATCTCTCCCTGCACAACAAGCTTTTCTGCCAGCAGGCTCGTGTAGAAGTCAAGCGGTGCCATTGTCTCCATGTCAAAATCAGGATTGGTGAGTTTCTTCTCCAGGAATGATAACTTGCGGTGAGCCTCAATCAGCTCCTGCAACTTGACTGATGCTTCGTACATATGGGGCCTCTGGGCTGCCTGTACCACCTGTGAAACCTGTGTCATTACCAGAGTTTCATAGGCAAGTCGCTCCGCAAACAGTTTCAACTGCATGTCTCGGGTCCACTTTCCCGTTGCCTGCAGAAATGGAACACATTAAAATCAAATTGTTTTCACAACCAgtttatatacaatacacacatggggaaattaagataaaaattgtataaatacatctatttatgtacatacagaatggtacatatatagatacactatttctatttgtctatcttcctatgtgttttaatatatttacCTTCAGATGGTCTCGACGATTGTTAAGATCCGTCAACTTGTCCCTGAGCATATCTTGTAAACGTAACACCAACGGACGCAACCGATCAGTCTGAGCCTGATCAGGTGGGGAATGGCGGAGCTGAGTCAACCGAACAGCAGTATTCAATCTCTGCAGGAGAGATGAGATTCCTGGGGCCCCGCAAGAACATATACACTCCACTGACCCTGCCCAAGCCACACACTCTCCAAGCTGAAAGGTATGCATTTGTTAATATAACATTACCAGGGCATATTGCTGCTTAAAAGTGAAACCATGAACTACAGATGAGGCTTTACAAATCTTCTTGGAACTCTATAAGAGTCTTTAAAATAAAGAGCTGACTATTCCACTACTATAAAATATTCAATTACATAACCTGGTATACTTCACAgaatttatcattactaattacaACACTCATTAGCTTTATAGCCTGAACTAGCAAAAATAATTTCAAAGATATTTACTTGCAACTGCAGAGTAGACAAGACTTTCTCTAAAGCTGCTAATTTTTCCCGCAGTGATTTGGTCTCTGAATCAGATCGACTTATTTTAACAGTCTTCTCTGGAGTGGCTCTGGGTGACCGCAGTGTCTTGCGAGGAACTGAAGGTGATCGCATGGGAGATCTGAAATCAATAATACAACCATTTACATGAAGAGAAAGTTTCAACACTCAATTCACAATTGACTCATAATGGCCATTATTATAGATAATTAAAACATTCtttcaaaccaaaaaaaaagacataaagagaACCCAAAAAAAAGTTACCTCAGTGGTGAAACTGGGTGTGTGGGAGACCTAGGTCGTGGCTCCTTCTTTGGAGTATGTGAAGGCGTTGGAATGGCCTCTCCCGTGATGTTAGAAACCTGTGCAGTTTTAGAGTAACATATCCATATAAAGGGAAGTAAATAACTGATTGTATTTCGTTCTAGAAAAATGATGCCACTGTATTCAAAGATAAAGCAGTATTGTAATATAAGAACCtcatgagtttgtttgtttttagtcatTTATATTATTCTAGCAGCATCTTGAATTACCTTATATTAGATAACCATTGAGTTTAACAAACCAAAGATAACCATAGTCAAATTGGCCTACCTTTGACTCCAGAGCATTGAGGCGCACAATGGCTTTCATGGCCTCTGAACTCCCAGGACTGTCCAGAGATTTTCTACGCAGTCGTGACGACTTGGTGGAATCATCAAAACTCTTTGATCTCTTTGGTACTTTGGTATCTTTcgtctcaccctttccctccttcacttctcctTCCACCTACAGAAACACAGTTTTCAACTCTCTATACTTCTGATTTGACATGCAGTAAGTTTATAATTTTGTACAAGGTGTGACATTTCCCTTCACATTGCTAAGAACTTACCTCTGGAGAACAGCTGCCTTCCTCATTCTGAAGCAGCTGCTCAATCTTTGCTTCCAACTGAGACAACTTCAGCTCCATATCctttgagagagtgaaagactcGCGGCCCTTCAAGCTCTGGGTCCGTCTGCGGTCACGGCTTTCTGCTCGGCTGATCTTCTGCTTCAGAAGGCGAACCTGAAGACGTCGGCCAAAATCAGTGAAATTTATAAGGAAATACAGAGTAAATaggacacatctatctatattaacTTTTGGAAAGAAGTTATCATAAATgatggatgagagaagagagacactaatggggaataaagaaagaaatgagaaatataataCACACCTGCTTCTCAGAGGCAGTTAGCTTATTAGTCAGATCTTGTATCCTGCAAGTCATGAGATTCAGCTGAGAATTGAAGTCGCCTTCACTTCCCTTCAGGTCCTGACGCAGCTTCAGATTTGACAGCTCAATGTCGTCATGCTGGTTCTGAATATCACGAATCTCCTTCTTCAGTGCCTTGATCTCATTCACAGCCTTCTCAAACCGAAGCTGAAGTTCAGTGAACTGATCTACTAACCTGCAGGAATATTTGAATACCATAAAGATTTGCACTTCCACATTCACAttcaaaaaacaataattatcatattttttccacACAAAAATGTAATGTAGATAAAGGTTAGAACACAGAGAAGATACTAAAATTAAAAGCAAAACTTACTGCTCCTTATCAAGGTCCTCTGGATCTTGAGTAAGGTCGAAGTTTGTGAGGTCAGTGATGGACTCAATACGTGGAAGGTTCTTTCTTGAAGAAAATCTCTCACGACTGCTAGATATGGAGAGACTTGAAGATGCTCTTCTAGCCTATGAAGCATGAAAAAGAGAACAGTAAAACAGACCAATATATtagacaatatacatatatactgacaatGCCTACATTACATAATATGTACTAATATATTTTAATCTATTGTTTATTTCAACTATTAAAGGCTCTTCAAGAAAGCAAATCTTACAGTTTGGGCAATAAACACTAATTACATATTATCTCAATTATAAATATCTCAAATTAAACATTTCAGCTCACCTGATCTTGCaaatctctctctaattcacgGATTCTGCCACAAAGAGCTTCATTCTCCTCAATCCCTCTGTGCAAGCGGTCTGCTGTATGGTCCAGCTCCTTCTGCGTTTCCTTGAGGGAGTCACGCAGGGTATCAACCTGTTGCATGAATGGGACATGAATTTCATGAGGTTTGTGCAAAACTTATTTTTTGTGACCCTGAAAAATATTTGTTCATACAGAATACCTTGGTATGATGGCTTTGGTTGTGATAGTTGTAGATGGCTTATTTTCATcttgataaatattatatatttagtaatGTAGAAGTCAGAATTTAGTTAATTAGAAACACATCTTGTACAATTCCTTGTATTACTATTCATAAAAGATGTAATACTGAACCACTTCCTTTCATCCCATTCATATAATGAATGTGCTATAACTTGCTCCCTTATATGCGCAACTGAGTTAAAGAAGTTTATAAAAAATGAGAagcaaaatacaaataattataaaagttttAAATTCAGTATATTAGTATACTGCTGATTTCACTGAGCACCAAAAGCCCCACAACATCCAAACTCAATATGatttcttcccattccttttaGGAGCAATATTACAATTCTTACCACAAAAGCTCCCAGCAGAGTCTCTTTTCCTTGCAAAATAAATTTAAACTATTTTGTTTACCTGAAAAACCATTACCATAAGCTATTAAGTCTATAAACTACAAATCTTGTTAGAGA of the Penaeus chinensis breed Huanghai No. 1 chromosome 27, ASM1920278v2, whole genome shotgun sequence genome contains:
- the LOC125039471 gene encoding protein MLP1 homolog isoform X3 translates to MNRVLEVSQAEDVTGNQFSLAITAPDRVTFIKGTCREESRWWMDVLSVFPRSQKQQGRHKRNATFPGIKTTTVLKQNMVSHSPSPSLAPTTFETPIGQRVRFLSCTTDPLGSRPPSAPALDMEEDVFPTKDSSASGTHIPPSSTSQAPTPTPLYHSTPLSSLPPPTRILRDEHKENTPPYAEDYTDNPPTSESPPTQDKLSHKFRTRRAIKREVRGLTQPRSKSEVTAMFPANLPSSVSPLRHGSTATTGHTTASLYSSTGSIATSAYSTPEGSHSTLSPAHSAVVDAISAPEPRTVRRATITLTSSLSSLNSLTSSSSSSSSSSSSSAGSSVGVSSSLSSSLGGIGSSGGDGGGGVGTPSFRSLDSGVHVPTRPHARTAPDKPGEVTRQLLLSDLEESKREEKLKDIADSITRLRGSSSLSYLSSKQSGLGDVKPTRERDAQDETDAAPEVSKTSSEETAEPSHPDHVRGDPDGCGLEVSPPYTVNPDLQRVDLPAEDLLYIKKGWLMKQSLNHDWIKYWFVLRGTGLMFYRDPTAEDNGILDGIIDLSVAKSIEECDVARNYGFMILTWEEKKYVFSAVTSGIRGNWVQALRNAANLKESKDRPLTLGEQIEREIVAKRDRHNSQSSTFESMAAERDQGNDIHNDSISSANSRYVFSSDDEYRTASETSGGIRIQNKEDNFKCERARSRSNSRTRSSKRSRSSPPTSRRNTRDDFPSISKDEVLTSCYSESGSLHSISDLDAQHRPEKDSSATTLTGSGDALLVDLLETQVESLKAKLEQTQADYLELHKENSGLKTRLRNGGRASPSNTATGAHHHHLHHHHSELDLFHQSPPIRSRAKLELSLADSRNTIASLTADLTRLRKKLEVCEGDLDRSEREVDKLRRDKEEMSSDAQSLRHRVASLENQVKELLDRVEEQEHDLSEKASCANQLNELRKKYSELQEQLSCQSGVVDWKHRYDLLEKKLLREREEWQLKYKEVTSAQASRHDESVRTLTRSLQEAENRIQGLVTELECERASGANAPTRIPRAMEKAGLKRENQELTTQIEHLTNELARMRENLKSEKSEVYKWKDLVKELRSLLDGKNDEIERKRDEVKEAHARESSSTPSLAPGIHPQGTTTSEPPIIVVDTLRDSLKETQKELDHTADRLHRGIEENEALCGRIRELERDLQDQARRASSSLSISSSRERFSSRKNLPRIESITDLTNFDLTQDPEDLDKEQLVDQFTELQLRFEKAVNEIKALKKEIRDIQNQHDDIELSNLKLRQDLKGSEGDFNSQLNLMTCRIQDLTNKLTASEKQVRLLKQKISRAESRDRRRTQSLKGRESFTLSKDMELKLSQLEAKIEQLLQNEEGSCSPEVEGEVKEGKGETKDTKVPKRSKSFDDSTKSSRLRRKSLDSPGSSEAMKAIVRLNALESKVSNITGEAIPTPSHTPKKEPRPRSPTHPVSPLRSPMRSPSVPRKTLRSPRATPEKTVKISRSDSETKSLREKLAALEKVLSTLQLQLGECVAWAGSVECICSCGAPGISSLLQRLNTAVRLTQLRHSPPDQAQTDRLRPLVLRLQDMLRDKLTDLNNRRDHLKATGKWTRDMQLKLFAERLAYETLVMTQVSQVVQAAQRPHMYEASVKLQELIEAHRKLSFLEKKLTNPDFDMETMAPLDFYTSLLAEKLVVQGEIAMSVGPQPGGGRGTNTTPPAILGETCRDLQSRLLERERSLANLVTQYKEGKLHEVAVVMARETVTGSGPPHDDSVLLEEVRMREVWSMAQELVNQELVNIEAAHSLMRLSHLISPSETSPEAMTQVTAATLERCHTAADESLRQEMEEAVFTLSNKYEAVLAQYRAGDTAVINSVTATIDMVLSEFAAVVAQKAVIDGQLAVVQSEGDTTTSTCEHLNIVEENRDMIGSASDVVASEAHLLMFLGGCDSSLESLVQPALDQAEFAFLFNKMSAQGNSELTKLVLQAASQVRPEASPSSLKSHPTDFGKEGDNELSPSLSQSSSPTKMPPSPKAKRKSETSRRSRRASDITGMADGCRQCEELRQEVAKLKKNLDSKRVKEREAECKQCIEYLNTLKALEKDHKIAMSALQSQHEEELSRLREQSRHEPPTRDSDDELTELKRRLCLLEEGYEAQISALKQQYEESIGSQPDMCEEKVRQRYQVEIEHLRGLCEKGLGAMENSNKRMLAELEEKHRRELAALQAEKEQALAEETQATLAALDAMRKAHEAEVQREIAKFKEEFIRKMQSGHDIGAIHKEHEAEMEDIRHEILSLSQKYSIKCLESAALEEKVDSLSKQLSDTSKQVLELEARNKQLKVHLTAQVSQLQAKDDCGRDLSTQLRLRESELALCNEEIARLTQQLQQAHSHEADLGELCRQLGHFLKAERQLRTDEVTALREKLEHIILTAANMQEQRSDTNTGNDTDTKSPLRRGASLSSARGKELMRSPSCPRLSGFSSFLAVGPSLGGTGPPAQTMADLPSPLAGMVASRKKVFETSKAFTENI